A genomic window from Planococcus rifietoensis includes:
- a CDS encoding NAD(P)/FAD-dependent oxidoreductase, protein MANHDIFDVTIIGGGPAGLYSAFYSGLRGMKTKIIEFQPRLGGKLHVYPEKMIWDVGGQTPIRCEQLITQLVEQGLTFDPTVCLDEKVESMNKNEDGLFVLVGASGEIHYSKSVIVAVGGGILKPQKLQIEGAERFEVANLNYTVKTLERFRGSTVLISGGGNSAVDWANELEPIAEKVYVIHRKSEMAGHEAQVRQLLESRAECLLDSAITRLVASDEGDRVELVEVMNQVTGERRMLPVDQLVINHGYERDASLLENSPLDLETKDEFYLQGTPASETSVPGVFAAGDILQHDGKLNLIAGTFTDAANAVNKAKKFIEPDAANIAMVSSHNDVFNSRNQALKKQALR, encoded by the coding sequence ATGGCCAATCACGACATCTTTGACGTAACCATCATCGGGGGAGGTCCCGCCGGTTTGTATTCAGCTTTCTACAGCGGCCTTCGGGGCATGAAAACAAAAATTATCGAGTTCCAGCCGCGTCTTGGCGGCAAGCTTCATGTCTATCCCGAGAAAATGATCTGGGACGTCGGAGGGCAGACGCCGATCCGCTGCGAGCAGCTGATCACCCAATTGGTCGAACAAGGGCTCACTTTCGACCCAACGGTATGCCTGGATGAGAAAGTGGAAAGCATGAATAAGAACGAAGACGGTTTGTTTGTGCTGGTGGGCGCTTCGGGTGAAATCCATTACTCGAAATCGGTCATTGTCGCAGTCGGCGGAGGCATTTTGAAACCGCAGAAGCTGCAAATTGAAGGAGCCGAACGCTTTGAAGTGGCCAACCTCAATTATACAGTAAAAACACTCGAACGTTTCCGTGGCAGCACAGTGCTCATTTCAGGAGGCGGCAATTCGGCAGTCGACTGGGCGAACGAGCTCGAGCCGATCGCTGAAAAAGTCTATGTTATCCACCGCAAATCCGAAATGGCCGGACATGAAGCGCAAGTGCGCCAATTGCTTGAAAGCCGCGCTGAATGCCTACTGGATTCCGCCATCACACGGCTCGTGGCATCGGATGAAGGCGACCGCGTCGAGCTGGTGGAAGTGATGAACCAAGTGACGGGCGAGCGGCGCATGCTGCCGGTCGACCAGCTCGTCATCAACCACGGCTATGAGCGCGATGCGAGTTTATTGGAAAACAGCCCGCTCGATCTGGAAACAAAAGACGAGTTCTATTTGCAAGGCACGCCGGCAAGTGAAACTTCCGTACCGGGAGTGTTTGCGGCAGGCGACATTCTCCAGCATGACGGCAAGCTCAATTTGATTGCCGGCACGTTCACCGACGCTGCCAATGCCGTCAATAAAGCGAAGAAGTTCATCGAGCCGGATGCTGCCAATATTGCCATGGTGTCTTCCCATAATGATGTGTTCAACTCCCGCAACCAGGCGCTGAAAAAACAAGCCTTGCGCTGA
- a CDS encoding ABC transporter ATP-binding protein → MGRLFTENLEVSYGERKIVKGLSLSIPDKKITAIIGPNGCGKSTFLKAMTRVIPHESGSVILDGQQIAEEKTKQLAKKLAILPQSPENAAGLTVGEIVSYGRFPYQKGFGKLSKRDYEMIDWALNVTGTQFFKYHPVDALSGGQRQRVWIAMALAQETEMIFLDEPTTYLDMAHQLEILELLRELNAEEERTIVMVLHDLNHAARFADHIVAMKDGQIIKAGSPEEVIVPDVLREVFRIDAEIGLDPRTQKPICLTYNLIKGA, encoded by the coding sequence ATGGGACGCCTTTTTACAGAAAACCTGGAAGTCAGCTATGGCGAAAGGAAAATCGTCAAAGGCTTGTCCCTGTCGATTCCAGATAAAAAAATCACGGCGATTATCGGGCCGAACGGCTGCGGGAAATCGACTTTCTTGAAAGCGATGACACGCGTCATTCCGCACGAATCGGGCTCGGTCATTCTCGACGGCCAGCAAATCGCTGAAGAGAAAACCAAACAATTGGCGAAAAAGCTCGCCATTTTGCCGCAGTCGCCGGAAAACGCTGCCGGTTTGACCGTCGGTGAAATCGTCTCTTACGGCCGCTTTCCTTACCAAAAAGGATTCGGCAAGCTCAGCAAACGGGATTATGAAATGATCGACTGGGCGCTCAATGTGACCGGCACGCAATTTTTCAAATACCATCCCGTTGATGCCTTATCCGGCGGCCAGCGCCAGCGCGTCTGGATTGCCATGGCATTAGCGCAGGAAACCGAAATGATTTTCCTCGATGAACCGACGACTTACCTTGATATGGCGCATCAATTGGAAATCCTGGAACTTCTTCGCGAACTCAATGCCGAGGAAGAACGCACCATCGTCATGGTGCTGCACGATTTGAATCACGCCGCCCGCTTCGCCGATCATATCGTCGCGATGAAAGACGGCCAGATTATCAAAGCCGGATCACCCGAAGAAGTGATCGTTCCGGACGTACTCCGTGAAGTTTTCCGCATCGATGCGGAAATCGGCCTTGACCCACGAACACAAAAACCGATTTGCCTAACATATAACTTAATCAAAGGAGCTTAA
- a CDS encoding iron-hydroxamate ABC transporter substrate-binding protein gives MKKLLFLSIALLVMLALAACGSTEETTEETGGSEGEASGAETIQYESENGTVEVPADPQRVVALAYGGNVMALDVPLAGIDAWAIDNPNYEPYLDGVEEVSEENLEKIIELDPDLIIGYSTLQNVDKLEQIAPTVTFTYGKVDYLTQHLEIGKLLNKEDEAQAFVDDFKKRAQAAGEEIKAEIGEDATVSVIENFDKQLYVYGDNWGRGTEILYQEMGLNMPEKVKEMALTDGYYALSQEVLPEYMGDYVIFSKDSEQDNSFQETDLYQNTPAVKNDQVFEADAKKLYFNDPISLDYQLELFQEKFLGQ, from the coding sequence ATGAAAAAATTACTTTTCTTGTCCATCGCTTTACTCGTTATGCTGGCACTTGCCGCTTGTGGATCTACAGAAGAAACGACAGAGGAAACGGGCGGTTCGGAAGGCGAAGCAAGCGGAGCCGAAACCATCCAATATGAATCAGAAAATGGCACAGTAGAAGTTCCGGCTGACCCGCAGCGCGTCGTAGCCTTGGCTTACGGCGGAAACGTCATGGCACTTGATGTGCCGCTTGCCGGCATCGACGCTTGGGCGATCGACAACCCGAACTACGAACCATACTTGGACGGCGTAGAAGAAGTGTCGGAAGAGAACTTGGAAAAAATCATTGAATTGGATCCGGATTTAATTATCGGTTACTCGACTCTTCAAAACGTCGACAAGTTGGAGCAAATCGCCCCGACTGTCACTTTTACTTACGGCAAAGTCGACTATTTGACACAACACCTGGAAATCGGGAAACTATTGAATAAAGAAGACGAAGCACAAGCATTCGTTGACGACTTTAAAAAACGCGCACAAGCTGCGGGTGAAGAGATCAAAGCGGAGATTGGCGAAGATGCAACCGTCTCTGTCATCGAGAACTTTGATAAGCAATTGTACGTATACGGCGACAACTGGGGCCGCGGCACCGAGATCCTCTATCAGGAAATGGGCTTGAACATGCCGGAAAAAGTTAAAGAAATGGCGCTTACTGATGGGTACTATGCCTTGTCTCAAGAAGTCCTTCCTGAATATATGGGCGATTACGTTATCTTCAGCAAAGACTCCGAACAGGATAATTCCTTCCAGGAAACGGATCTTTACCAAAACACGCCAGCTGTAAAGAACGACCAAGTATTCGAAGCGGATGCGAAAAAATTGTACTTCAACGATCCGATTTCACTCGATTACCAGCTTGAGTTGTTCCAGGAAAAATTCCTTGGCCAATAA
- a CDS encoding FecCD family ABC transporter permease: MRYNARFSYIFGISLLALVLAFVVSMVFGAADVSLKNLWLALFSDSTGQQISVIQEIRLPREVAAIFVGAALAVSGAIMQGMTRNPLADPGLLGLTAGANAALAATLAFIPGANYFGIMIACFIGAAIGAGLVFGIGASRRGGFSPFRIVLAGAAVSAFLTAIAEAIGLLFKISKDVSMWTAGGLIGTSWGQLQIIIPFITIALFVALLLSRQLAVLSLSEEAAIGLGQKTGQIKAMLFVVVTLLAGAAVALAGNLAFIGLMIPHIVRVIVGSDYRFIIPMSAVTGAIFMLLADLFGRTVNAPFETPVAAVVAMLGLPFFLLIVRKGGGAFT; encoded by the coding sequence ATGCGTTATAACGCCCGTTTTTCATACATATTTGGAATCAGCCTGCTGGCACTTGTGCTGGCTTTTGTTGTGTCGATGGTCTTTGGTGCTGCTGATGTCAGCCTGAAGAATCTTTGGCTGGCGCTATTTTCCGACAGCACCGGACAGCAAATATCGGTCATCCAGGAAATTCGCCTGCCGCGTGAAGTCGCCGCGATTTTCGTCGGGGCAGCACTCGCCGTCTCGGGCGCCATCATGCAAGGTATGACCCGCAACCCGCTGGCAGACCCCGGTTTGCTCGGTTTGACTGCCGGCGCCAATGCGGCACTGGCCGCGACTTTGGCGTTTATCCCAGGAGCCAATTACTTTGGCATCATGATCGCCTGCTTTATCGGGGCAGCCATCGGGGCCGGGCTCGTCTTCGGTATCGGGGCTTCGCGGCGCGGCGGCTTTTCGCCATTTCGCATCGTCCTTGCCGGTGCCGCGGTATCGGCTTTTTTGACCGCCATTGCAGAAGCGATCGGCTTGCTGTTTAAAATCTCTAAAGACGTCTCCATGTGGACCGCCGGCGGCTTGATCGGCACGTCTTGGGGACAGCTGCAGATTATCATTCCCTTTATCACCATTGCCTTGTTTGTCGCTTTATTGCTATCCCGTCAATTGGCGGTATTGAGCTTGAGCGAAGAAGCGGCGATCGGGCTTGGCCAAAAGACTGGCCAGATCAAAGCGATGCTGTTTGTCGTGGTCACCTTGCTTGCTGGCGCTGCAGTAGCTTTGGCCGGCAACTTGGCGTTCATTGGCTTGATGATTCCGCATATCGTCCGCGTGATTGTCGGCAGCGATTACCGCTTCATCATTCCGATGTCCGCTGTCACGGGCGCCATCTTTATGCTGCTCGCCGATTTGTTCGGACGCACGGTCAACGCACCATTTGAAACGCCGGTCGCAGCGGTGGTCGCCATGCTCGGCTTGCCATTCTTCCTGCTGATTGTCCGTAAAGGTGGAGGTGCGTTCACATGA
- a CDS encoding FecCD family ABC transporter permease, translating to MIQQHLIRKQRITLIVLTIILLITAVLSLGLGYSTLGFGRIVPVLMGQGDFKEEFVLYSIRMPRLLITFLAGMALALSGAVLQSITRNDLADPGIIGINSGAGVAIAVFFLFIPVEPGSFAFLLPFVAFLGAFITAILIYLFSRDPRTGLQPVRLVLVGIGFSMALSGVMIVLISSAEREKVDFIAQWLAGSIWGTDWPFILALLPWLVVLIPFVLYKANRLNILGLGESAAIGLGLNIGKERAVLLLAAVALAAAAVSVTGSIAFIGLMAPHLAKALVGPRHQLFLPVAILLGGWLLLAADTIGRNLLEPSGIPAGVMAALIGAPYFVYLLMKK from the coding sequence ATGATCCAACAACATTTGATCCGCAAGCAGCGCATCACTTTGATTGTGCTCACCATTATTCTTTTGATCACCGCTGTCTTGAGTTTGGGGCTCGGCTATTCGACGCTCGGCTTTGGCCGGATTGTGCCCGTGCTGATGGGACAAGGTGATTTTAAAGAAGAGTTTGTGCTGTATTCCATCCGGATGCCAAGGCTGCTCATTACATTCCTGGCGGGGATGGCACTCGCGTTATCCGGCGCAGTGCTGCAGAGCATTACACGCAATGATTTGGCCGACCCTGGTATCATCGGCATCAATTCCGGCGCCGGTGTCGCCATTGCCGTTTTCTTTTTATTCATCCCTGTAGAGCCGGGTTCTTTTGCTTTCCTATTGCCGTTCGTTGCGTTTCTAGGCGCGTTTATCACGGCGATTCTGATTTACTTGTTCTCCCGCGATCCGCGCACAGGCCTTCAACCGGTCCGTCTCGTCCTGGTAGGGATCGGGTTTTCCATGGCGTTATCCGGCGTCATGATTGTGCTGATTTCATCTGCCGAGCGGGAAAAAGTGGATTTCATAGCCCAGTGGCTCGCAGGTTCCATTTGGGGCACCGACTGGCCATTTATCCTGGCGCTTTTGCCTTGGCTTGTCGTGTTGATTCCGTTTGTCCTGTATAAAGCGAACCGGCTGAACATCCTCGGGCTCGGCGAATCCGCCGCCATCGGGCTCGGCCTCAATATTGGCAAAGAACGCGCCGTGTTATTGCTTGCTGCCGTCGCGCTTGCTGCCGCTGCGGTTTCTGTCACCGGCAGCATCGCCTTTATCGGCTTGATGGCCCCGCATCTCGCAAAAGCGCTTGTCGGGCCGCGCCATCAATTGTTCCTGCCCGTCGCCATCCTGCTCGGCGGCTGGCTGCTGCTCGCGGCTGACACGATCGGCCGCAACTTGCTTGAACCGTCGGGCATTCCGGCTGGCGTCATGGCAGCATTGATCGGCGCACCGTATTTTGTTTATTTATTGATGAAGAAATAA
- the nhaC gene encoding Na+/H+ antiporter NhaC, producing MKEEKKRPKQQEIEVPFWLALLPLIFMVAAMAVTIIIFEGSPHIPLLLGTTIAVIIAWRLGYRWHMIEEGAYKGIRLALPALVIIIMVGMIIASWIGGGIVATMIYYGLKIITPSLFLVTICLICALVAGAIGSSWSTMGTVGIAGMGIGASMGIPAAMVAGAVISGSYFGDKMSPLSDTTNLAAGVTNTNLFVHIRHMIYTTIPGMIIALGAYFFLGRQFAGNSVDSANINTILASLEDNFVISPWLLLVPLAVIVLVMKKVPALPALGIGIVLGWLCHILVQGGSVAEAVNALHDGYVITSGNEVVDSLFNRGGIDSMMFVISLTIFAMTFGGVLEHTGMLKSIVTKILMLAKTAGSLIAATVASAFLTNVTASEQYISILLPGRMYARAYQDQGLHSKNLSRALEDGGTITSPFVPWNTCGVFILATLAVHPFAYAPYAVLNYSVPIIAILMAFLGWKVEFMTDEEMQKLKDREARMEMDAQEEPV from the coding sequence ATGAAAGAGGAGAAGAAACGTCCAAAACAGCAGGAGATCGAAGTGCCCTTTTGGCTAGCTTTATTGCCGCTGATTTTCATGGTGGCGGCCATGGCTGTGACAATTATCATTTTTGAAGGCAGCCCGCATATTCCCTTGCTTCTTGGCACGACAATCGCGGTCATTATCGCCTGGCGGTTGGGGTACCGCTGGCATATGATCGAAGAAGGAGCTTACAAAGGAATCCGCCTCGCGCTTCCGGCATTGGTCATCATCATTATGGTCGGCATGATCATCGCTTCATGGATTGGCGGAGGCATCGTCGCGACGATGATTTATTATGGCTTGAAAATCATTACGCCGTCATTATTCCTTGTCACCATCTGTTTGATCTGCGCACTGGTTGCTGGAGCGATCGGCAGTTCCTGGTCAACGATGGGCACTGTCGGCATCGCCGGAATGGGCATTGGCGCGAGCATGGGGATTCCAGCGGCAATGGTCGCTGGAGCGGTCATTTCGGGATCTTATTTCGGGGATAAGATGTCGCCGCTGTCGGACACGACGAACTTAGCGGCAGGGGTCACGAACACCAATTTGTTCGTCCACATCCGTCACATGATCTACACGACCATTCCCGGCATGATCATTGCCCTCGGCGCTTACTTTTTCCTTGGCCGCCAGTTTGCCGGAAACTCGGTCGACAGCGCCAACATCAATACCATCCTGGCGTCGCTTGAAGACAATTTTGTCATCTCGCCGTGGCTCTTGCTCGTGCCTTTGGCGGTCATCGTATTGGTCATGAAGAAAGTGCCAGCGTTGCCGGCGCTCGGAATCGGCATCGTGCTCGGCTGGCTGTGCCACATTTTGGTGCAGGGCGGATCGGTCGCAGAAGCGGTCAATGCGCTGCATGATGGCTATGTCATCACGTCCGGCAACGAAGTGGTCGATTCCTTGTTCAATCGAGGCGGCATCGATTCGATGATGTTCGTGATTTCCTTGACGATTTTCGCCATGACCTTCGGCGGTGTATTGGAGCACACGGGCATGTTGAAATCGATCGTCACCAAGATCTTGATGCTGGCAAAAACAGCCGGCAGCCTGATCGCTGCGACTGTTGCGTCCGCGTTCTTGACGAACGTCACGGCATCTGAACAGTATATTTCGATTCTATTGCCTGGCCGGATGTATGCAAGGGCTTATCAAGACCAGGGCTTGCATTCGAAAAACCTGTCGCGCGCACTGGAAGACGGCGGGACGATCACCTCGCCGTTCGTTCCGTGGAACACATGCGGCGTGTTCATCCTGGCGACGCTCGCGGTCCATCCATTCGCCTATGCGCCGTATGCGGTATTGAATTACTCAGTGCCGATCATCGCCATCCTGATGGCGTTCCTCGGCTGGAAAGTCGAATTCATGACCGATGAGGAAATGCAGAAGCTCAAAGACCGTGAAGCGCGCATGGAAATGGATGCGCAGGAAGAACCGGTATAA
- a CDS encoding dihydrofolate reductase family protein, producing MGKLTVSMYITLDGVMEEPSWTAAYWDDELAQFQLGQLYNNDALLLGRVTYEGFAATWPTAEDEHGFADRMNEIPKYVVSHTLKRTEWNARLINHDFVEEIKRLKKTGQRLLVYGSAELIDTLIEHDLVDELHLMTFPLLLGEGKKLFRDGTSPKAFKLLTSFSTDQGVLIANYAPER from the coding sequence GTGGGGAAACTGACTGTTTCGATGTATATCACACTCGATGGCGTCATGGAAGAGCCATCATGGACGGCAGCCTATTGGGATGATGAACTCGCCCAATTTCAACTGGGCCAGCTTTACAATAATGATGCTTTGCTGCTCGGGCGCGTCACGTATGAGGGATTCGCTGCTACTTGGCCGACTGCTGAAGATGAACATGGCTTTGCGGACCGGATGAACGAAATCCCCAAATACGTCGTGTCGCACACGCTGAAGCGGACCGAGTGGAATGCGCGCCTGATCAACCACGATTTCGTAGAAGAGATCAAAAGGCTGAAGAAAACCGGACAGCGCTTGCTCGTCTACGGCAGCGCGGAGCTCATCGATACTTTGATCGAACATGATTTGGTCGACGAATTGCATTTGATGACCTTTCCGCTGCTGTTGGGTGAAGGAAAAAAACTGTTTCGCGACGGCACATCGCCCAAAGCATTCAAATTGCTGACAAGCTTTTCGACCGACCAGGGCGTCTTGATCGCCAATTATGCACCCGAACGGTAA
- the mgtE gene encoding magnesium transporter, producing MTENEITLALIQSLKDGRTQDFQHILDELQPYDIAVQYRHLPEKHRERFLLHLTVRQLTELMQELHRNDQVRLLERMSVDQSTKVLDLMDNDDLVSLLSDLEPAMIEELLSRMNREESSYIQKTMNYPPETAGRIMNNRYVWIPRHYSIREAIDKIRDFAEIAEYLNYLYVVDEDKKLLGVVSYKDLILGELDEQIDDVMYTRVVKVDALTDQEEAADIISRYDFITLPVVDTENRLLGIITVDDVIDVVLQEANEDIEKLSASGKSIDFQTPPFVAAYRRLPWLILLLFIGLISGGIISRFEDTLQTVVALTFFMPMIAGMTGNTGTQSLAVVVRGLVGQQLDKKGTFKLILRELWVGIIIGVTCAVLILLIAYIWQGSLVLGLVVGSSLLLTLIIGTLAGTIIPLVLYRLKIDPAVASGPLITTINDILSLLIYFGLASLFISRLM from the coding sequence ATGACAGAAAATGAAATCACTTTAGCGTTGATCCAATCATTGAAAGACGGTCGGACGCAAGACTTCCAGCACATACTCGATGAGCTGCAGCCTTATGACATCGCCGTCCAATACCGCCATTTGCCAGAAAAGCACCGAGAACGCTTCCTGCTTCATCTGACGGTCCGCCAATTGACCGAGCTCATGCAAGAGCTTCACCGGAATGATCAGGTGCGTTTGCTTGAGCGGATGTCGGTCGACCAGTCGACCAAAGTGCTCGACTTGATGGACAATGACGATCTCGTTTCCCTCTTGTCCGATTTAGAACCGGCAATGATCGAAGAACTGCTGTCGCGCATGAACCGCGAGGAATCTTCCTATATCCAGAAGACCATGAATTATCCGCCGGAAACAGCGGGCCGCATCATGAACAACCGCTACGTCTGGATTCCGCGCCATTACAGCATCCGTGAAGCCATCGATAAAATCCGAGATTTTGCGGAAATTGCCGAGTACTTGAACTATTTATATGTCGTCGATGAAGACAAGAAACTGCTTGGGGTCGTTTCCTATAAAGATTTGATCCTCGGCGAGCTCGATGAACAAATTGATGATGTCATGTATACGCGCGTCGTCAAAGTCGATGCCTTGACCGACCAGGAAGAGGCAGCGGACATCATTAGCCGCTACGACTTTATCACCTTGCCCGTCGTCGATACGGAAAACCGGCTGCTCGGCATCATCACGGTCGATGATGTCATCGATGTCGTGTTGCAAGAAGCAAACGAAGACATTGAAAAGCTTTCCGCATCCGGTAAATCGATCGATTTCCAGACCCCGCCTTTTGTCGCGGCTTACCGCCGGTTGCCTTGGCTGATTTTGCTGTTGTTTATCGGGTTGATCTCCGGCGGCATCATCAGCCGCTTTGAAGATACCTTGCAGACAGTTGTCGCTTTGACGTTCTTCATGCCGATGATTGCTGGCATGACCGGCAATACTGGCACACAATCGCTCGCGGTTGTCGTACGCGGCCTGGTCGGCCAACAACTTGATAAGAAAGGCACGTTTAAGCTCATCCTGCGCGAGTTATGGGTCGGCATCATCATCGGCGTCACCTGCGCCGTGCTAATTTTGCTCATCGCCTATATCTGGCAGGGCAGCCTGGTGCTCGGGCTCGTTGTCGGGAGTTCATTGCTGTTGACCTTGATCATCGGAACGCTCGCCGGCACGATCATCCCGCTCGTCCTGTATCGGTTGAAAATAGATCCGGCTGTCGCATCGGGGCCTCTGATTACGACCATTAACGATATTCTCTCATTGCTTATTTATTTCGGGCTTGCTTCGCTGTTCATCTCTCGTTTGATGTGA
- a CDS encoding DUF4395 domain-containing protein, producing the protein MTIPKPLVQLNQAFLVATALAGLIVHPLILLVPFAIGVVTLITKKNPLIAFGRRFLPNPPNSYLQEDRDQQLFNQWIATVCLGLALLFFAAGLPIIATVFGAMVIVAAGVALMGYCIGCTVRYQLMMWKHRRAKTYY; encoded by the coding sequence ATGACCATTCCAAAACCGCTCGTCCAGCTCAATCAAGCCTTTCTTGTCGCCACGGCATTAGCCGGGCTCATCGTTCATCCGTTAATCCTGCTCGTCCCTTTTGCCATCGGAGTCGTCACTCTGATCACCAAGAAAAACCCACTGATTGCATTCGGCCGCCGCTTTTTGCCGAATCCTCCTAATAGTTACTTGCAAGAAGACCGCGATCAGCAATTGTTCAACCAATGGATCGCCACTGTCTGCCTCGGGCTCGCCCTGTTGTTTTTCGCAGCGGGCTTGCCGATTATTGCCACCGTTTTCGGCGCTATGGTCATTGTCGCTGCTGGTGTCGCGCTCATGGGCTATTGCATCGGCTGCACCGTGCGCTATCAGTTGATGATGTGGAAACACCGCCGCGCAAAAACGTATTATTAA